The Daphnia carinata strain CSIRO-1 chromosome 1, CSIRO_AGI_Dcar_HiC_V3, whole genome shotgun sequence sequence ttttctttctagatgAAGGCAATCACGCAACGACCTTCCAAGGTCGTAACTACGCAGGTAAATTACCTCGAGCGTGGAATCGTGATAAACGAGCAGTTAACCAACTAAGGCCTTCCAGTTCTTTTgacgataaaaacaaaacaaaaaaaatctcatttgAAAAGTCCATCTATAAACGACGTCTTTATCCATTCACTGAAACTCTTTGTCAAGGTTTTGCCTGTTCCAATGGAATAAGGCCATTCTTCAAGGGATGGGGTACTTCAGTTCCATGACGAAGCAGAAGTACTATCATGTCAATCCTGTtgtcaaaatcaaaaaatccATCGTTCGTTTtctagaaaaatgaaatcgtcATAGATTTACTTAATACCTTTatcatttgaatttaaaacGTGGGCTTAAACCTGTTTCTTTTGTCAATAGAAACCATAGCTGTTCGTGGTCTTCTTATATGGACGTTTGTGCGATTGACAGTTCAAGGGAATCACGTCCACGTGAAAATTCTTAACGAGAActcataaaaaaacatttctgccATGGAACAATAGGTGCATCGCCATCCGCCAGATCAAGGAATTGTCAAACTTGATTCGTCGTTTTTCACCATTTTATGGATGGATGGCCAAAAATGGGAGGTCAGTGAAAGTTATTgtagacttaaaaaaaaaaaatcttatagTTTGTGtgttaagaaaatgaatatgGAAGTAAAAGTGTGTCGGACGCtagcgaaatttttttttggcgccaGTTTGACGTAGAACCAGTAATTCACGCACCGTAATTCGAAACAACGATTTAaattacctgaaaaaaaataaaactcatattttttttcgtttctcaaATGGCGATTCGTATTTCAAAGTTTGCTATCGATACGAATATGATAGCAGGATTTGTTTCCAGTTAGTCATGTAACTTGGTACTTTATTGGCGACTGTAATGCAAAATATATCTTGTACGTGGATGAATACTGAAAGTGTAGGGGGTGGAAGATGGATTTGCCTGATAAATTCCATCTTTGACACAGATGCATTGTTAATTCTAGTTTGATAAATGGTCTGATGAATGGGAATAGTGGTTGGGATGCACAACACTTCTCcttctttatctttttgtcGCCTATTGTTAAAAATCGCTGTTTCACGTTTTTTTCCCGCATACATTTGCTATGGAAATGTGTGTGTCATGCCATCTGTTGGCATTCATTCAGCATCAGTTCAATGTTGATTTTCGGCAAAAGTAGTATTGAACAACCTTATTTGGTCATCTCTAAGATCGTTGGAAGAAAGTGATAACGAATAATAGCCCTTCCGAAACTATCAGGACACAATCGCTGTTTTTTAATCACTGATATCAGTCTTCCGGAAAATGGACGCTTTTCTCTACGTTCGACGGACACTTGAAACCTTATGCCATCTGTTCGAATTCGTCCACAGAAAACAATATCCTTTTAGATGAACAATCGAAAACTTCAAAGTGTTCCACGCAGTACAGCCTATGTCTCTGCACAAATATTAAATGCTTCGCTTTGAAGATTTAGAAAATTATCTCGTAGAAAGGAGGTACTTAAAATTTCGTCCAAAAAAATTTACGAAACGAAGCAACAGATGGAAATGcgttatttttataaatttttttatacgaAACGAACGGAAGCCAAATCATAAACAACACAGGCCCGAACCACTTGCATTACAATAGGGCAATAGTGGACCTTTAACCTTTTAATagcccacaaaaaaaacatgaaattggTTTTTGTAAGGCAATAGACTTTACCAACCCATTCCTGATAAGTGGATAGCGTCGTTTCAGATCGAAAAATGTTCGCTAAAGTAAAGATGAGGTTAAGGAGTCACTATAACTTTTCCGATGTTTTCCCGTTGAGAAAGTCTATTTGTAGCTTCAGTAATCTGACAAGAAAAATAcgtaaatataaaataaatataaataaatcaaagttCTATAATATTCTACCTGACTAAAAGTCCACACAGAGTCAATTTGAGGTCGGATCACTTTTTTCTCATACAATTCGAAAAGATGAAGTATAGCCTCTCGATATCTTTCAGGAAGTCGAGTTTTCACATGGGTCAAGTGAAATCCGGCAACGACACGGCTATTGAGAACTAGATCAATTGGTTTTATAGTGGCTGAGTACCACCAGCTTCTAAAAATTCGCCATAAACTAAGTGTCTCTCCAGCAATCATATCGTTGGCACCTATGTTCAGTCGTCAACGAGTCAGTTCCATCAGAAATTAGTATAGTATTATGACATTCTCAAACCTATGAGAATAGCTCTTCCTAAATCCTTTACCAACAGTTGAGTGCGCCGAAAATTATCGCCCGATGTGCAATCAAGCGCAATATCTACTCCTTGAGGACATGCCGCTTTAACAGCCGCATCCCAACAAGGGTCCTTCGAATCTATGGTGACATCGACGCCATTTGCTCTAATAGCTTCGTGCTTGCTACTGGACGCCAAACCAACTACGCGAACATTTGGTATGCTTTTGGCCAACTGTGTTGCTGCCCAACCAACTCCACCTATCCACGAGAAACTGGTTATACATACAAATAGCACcaacaaaaattattcaatTTTACCTGCTGCCGAAGGTATTAAAACAGTTTGATTGCTGCGGAGGTTCCCAATGTCAAATAAGCAGAAATATGCCGTTAGATAATTCACTGGAAAAGCTGCTGCCTCATCAAAGGACATGGATTCTGGCACTACAAAACAACTAGATGATTCAATACATACAAATTCTGTTTGAAGACCTGGTTTTCCTGTATGAATCAAAACTCTGTCCCCTTCCTAAACAACAATAAATACAGATATGATTTATGTTAAATGTATTACAGGTCAAAAATCACACAATGAATATAAATaatgaaacttcatttaagaaacaaaaataggtTTTTTATGTTACCTTCAAATTCTCAACTTTTGATCCAACACCAACTACAACACCAGAACACTCTAATCCCATAATAAATGGGGGCCCAGGCTCATTGCGAACAAGACCTTGTCTAGTATAAATATCAGCAAAATTTAGCCCACATGATTTCACTTTCACGATCACTTGTCCACCTTCGGGGTTACGGTTGAATGGAAGATGCTGCACCTGACTTATTCAATGTTTAAATTTCAACACATTAGACCAACAAAATTGCAAGTAAAATTAAGTAATCAGTTACACCTTACCTGAATTTTGTCGAGCCCACCGTAACCACTGAGTACTACTGAAAGAGACGAATCTTCCATTGTCACGTTCTATTACTTTCGAGGATTTAACGGTATAGAGAACCAAACACTGGCAATATCATTCGAGTCGATGTCGACGCTTGTTCGACATCATAACAAACAGAAATGGCATCTAGTGAGAATAATTGTTACGAAACGTATACGAAAAAGTcaggcttatttagtcgggcttaaaaaaattttctgcaaaaacgggcactcatcggaattggtcgGATAttacaggatatactcaaacttgaatgctgattcccataaaatttttgtttttttcatgaagtcaaccgttttggaaatctACCGAATACTTCTGCTGCCTCGCGTTAGCGatatagcgtactggcgcgctagcattgtgtcaaatatgcggtgtatttcaaaaaacgattgacttgatgaaaaaatagaaatattcctggaatcagcattcaattttacgtatgtcctgtgatattcaaccaattctgatgagtgtaagtttttgcagaaaatgtttttaagcccgactaaataagcccgacttttcttatttttgtgttttttaggtttaactcaaaaactataaggccaattgtATAATAAATTTCATATCCATTCTAAGCACTCAATTCTAAATCGAAATTATGTATTTTAGgcgaaattaaaaatttagccaaaaacgaaaaagtgcaaaggctatatagccttaccacttttgtcaaaatcggtcaaaaatgacatctcttggaattcgatgaaagtCACACagtaaaatcaaaatttaacgccgattcagaaaaagccatttgttttcttgtcaagttttccgttttcgaGTTACACCGAGTATTCgtgcaaaaaataagaaagtcGGGTTTAtatatttagtcgggcttaatttttttttctgcaaaaaccggTACTTACAGGAATTGGTtaaatatcacaggatatatccaaaattgaatgctgattccgacaaaattcaatttttttcattaaatcaaCCATTGtagaaatacaccgaatatttctgctacatcgcgctagcgctgtagcgtactggcgcgctagcatagTGTCAAATATTCATTGCATTTCccaataaacaaacaaaactataactcccaagtaaaaataaacttgattttaaACATCTTGGTTCAGCTTTTGgtgattcaattttcaatcTAAACCTAGCGGCGTATTGCTATGTTtaggtttgaaaaaatttaattgctGGTAATTCCCCAGGCCAATCGGACGTATAGTTACTGACAAACCATCTTCTGTTTCCTGGGAAACTTCACAATGTCCAATACAGGCAACTAATGTAGTTAGGCTGTTATCTTATTCCGTTGTATTGACAAAATTTTTCCAAAGGGTAACACAAAAACTCAACTAATTCACGATAGCCATGTGGCAGTTTTTCCACGAAATGTTAACTCTTCCgattttttcatcttttggtTGTCCTGTAAACATATTTTCGTAAAACTTTACATGAATCATTACTTACCTTCCCTATGACCATTATCGTATAGTCATTGAATGAAAGATGGGGGAATAATAGCATATGCGGGTAAAATTTTGGGCACATTCTACTTCTTCGCTTCTTCATACCTTAGGGAGACTGCGCGAAGCCACTTCGGATGAATCGAAAGCAGAGTACGAATTCACATAAAAACCCAGGGCGGCAATATCCAATGTCGAAGTCAAGGAGAATATCGTACGCATTCCATCACAAATAAATCACTCAATTCAACAGAATGTTATCCTTTCATTTAATGGCTATTTTATTCTTATCGTTCAATCTTTATTGGGCGACAGAATCATTAGCTTATAGAACCGGACTGAATGGAAATACGTTAACATTTGCATTGTTCCACGTAAGACAATCacattaaaattatattttatttcatatAATATTGGGATGTTTTCTTAATTAATCTACAACATATTGTGGCATTGTTGCCTTTTCAACTAACTGAAAAAAGGCACCTCCCGGATATATAGTGACCTTCACACCTGATGGCAATTTCACATTTACCGGTAGTTATGCAATGGAAATGAACTGGTTTGCCAAAAGACTTAATTTTACGTACGTCTCACTTTGATAAACATCTGTGGCGATATACTGTAGATAACCAAGTCTTCCTTTACATAGTTATTACTAAAACACAATATAAAATCTTTTGTTCGCTATGTTTAGAAAATAATTGTGTGTTATGGCAATAGGCTTTCCTATCGACCACTTAACCATACGATCAGCGCGAAATACGGAAATCCAACCAATCATGCATTTCATCTCATACAAAATAAGGTTAGAAAACATAAACGAATTCCACGACGTTAACGAATATTTGTAAATGTTGAAATCCAGGAAGTGGATGGATTTGCAGTAGTTTTTATTGCCACTCCagagaggaagaaaataatGGACTTTACTTCCTTTTTCGGTTGGTCTGATTCGTACGTTATGGTAGTGCCCCGTCCTGAAGAAGAGTCTCGACTCTTCGCTTTCATTTGGCCATTTGAACCAGCggtataaaatttattttttagcgTTATTGTATTCACTGTAAGTACAAAATCCATATTACTCTACATTTATTCTTAATCGGCTATAATCAAGGTATGGCTTCTAATCGTAATCACTATGGTTATCATGGTGGTCGTGATGAGTCTGTTCTCCGGATCATACGTTTGGCTATTTGTAAACGATTTCCTGAATCCAATTGCTCAGAACAGAAGGGAAGAGAGGACGGCAGCTTTTTGGCAATGGCCTGGTATCTACTCCATGTATGTCATTAACATTATGACTAATCAAGGTAGACCGCTAATTGTTTTGCAGAAAATTCTGCAGTCACATTCTATTACTTAAACGATTTATCATAGGAACTAGCATTGCGGTTCGCCGCTTCTCCTTCCAAATCCTTGTTGGGACTTGGCTTTTGGTTGCCATGGTCTTAGTCAACAGTTATTCAAGCACAGTTGTTTCCTACTTGACAGTACCCAAAATGAAACCATCAATCCAGACTTTCGAAGATCTGGCGGCCAGTCCAGCTGTTGGCCTCATCCTGAAAGTAGACACAGATATCGGCCAAAAGATACTTGTAAGCCCAACTTTCCAACATCCGTGTTCCAATTGTGTGGCTTCGCACGCTCTCTTTTCATGTTGCGATAAACCATCACAGTTATCGAAAACATTCCTACTGTCGTAATTGTTGGATTCCTAGGAGGCTGAGTCAGGCGTTCTTAAAATTTTGGGAGATCAAGCTCGAAGAGAGCCGGATCGGTTATTTACTGACCCTGGGAAAATCAACGCGCGCCTTATAAAGGGACGCTACGCATACCCATATGTAAATGTATTCGTTATATAGCTAGTCATAAAGTGTTTAATCCTATCgcatttttttagttgcaAGCCTTCGCTAAATTCTTCGTTGGTGATCGATTCAGAAAAGACGGCAAGTGTCATTTTCAAATGACTAAGCCTCTGTCTCTGACCGGATTTTGGTCTATGGCTTTCCAGAAAGGCAGCAAGTTGACATCCATTTTTAACGATGTGTACGCTCTTCCATAAGCatactgtatttttttcttaaataacaCTTAATCTTTTGCTCTTTTGGTAGTTTGGTAGAAATATGGGAAACTGGACTTCCTCGTCGTTGGTCGAACGATGAGAATCCACGAGCACCACAATGTTTCGCCAAAGAAAAGCCACGGGCAAATTTAACCGGCCAAGTTCCCATTCGATTAATTGATCTGATGGGTGCTTTCTTGATTTTGGGAGTTGGCATTGGCCTGGCCACAATTGTCTTTCTTGTggagaaaataattttcttcaaaaatcgACGGATGGCTATGAATATTAAATAGAAGTTTCAACTATAAATGTAGAAGGCCCGTTTACTGGCATCGGTAAACGGTAATTGCTGTTTCACAGATATGTTTCGGAATATGTTACTCTGGACTTAATAAATGCACAGCCCATGCACTGTTGGAGGAATGGGACTATCAATGAAATTGATGctataaaaaagaagattttgTTTATGTTTAAAGCTCGACGCTGTTGAGGATATGCTGTCAACGCTGTCCTCATTCATAATGACTGAGGTCCTTTCTCAAAACAAGCAGGGACCTTTGACTGATCCGAGCGCAATCGTAAAGTAATAATAGAATTGCCCAAATGGTATATTATGTCGGGTATATACATTATAGATAAATGACGCCACTATTGTTTGGGCCACTGGGCCGTTTTGCTAAGTAACTCACTACATTAGCCTATATACTATTGACTATACGGAAACTGCGTACAACGCGCTGTAACACTTGACGTGTATAAGTAAATAAATGATGATGGTCGAATTAGTTGTAACGTAAAACCCAAGAAGCTCTTGGCTATTTGGTAGACTACCCGTCGCACAGATTCGCATATTTGATTCGCCTCTTAATTATTCGGTGAGCAATTATGGTGAGACGAGAGGTGGTAACTCGAAGAACTTTGCTAGGCAGCCGCAAGCAATTGAAAATGTACACACGTGGATATACAACTGTCACCTATCACAACATACACACAGGCAAACAATGTTGAACATGTAAGTACCAGAACTTCATCGAtggcaaataaaaaagtttaTCGTCCTATAAATTCAGTGAGATGGTCAAAGATTTACTAATAGCCGCTTAGTCGTCGTCAGCGTGAAACGTGGAAAGCTATCGTGTTCAACATTGTTGGTAAACTTTAAGGCTCGGTAGGAAAGCCCTCGTTTTACTTGAACGGCCCATACGCTTAGGGGCGATAGCATTTATCAGCTGTCCATAAAATCGAACGatatttattgttattctaTTAGAAAACTAATTTCAGCGTTAGGCGTTATGTGGGGCCggttgtttattttgttaatAACAGGGAATTCATGGGCGGCAGCGTCTAAACGTTATCCAGAATTGAACGGTGCTCATTTAACGTTTGCAGTTTTTCACGTGAGTTCACCAGCAATGGTTCTATAACGCTTTAAATGACGTTTTAAAAGAATGGCAATTAAAACGTTTGCCTTTTCTGAACAATTAAAGAATCCCCCCTACGACGTTCTAACGTTAAGACCTGACGGGAACTACTCCCACAAAGGCACCGGACCAACGTGGCAAAGGTGGCTTGCTAAAAAGCTGAACTTTACGTAAGTGTCGTTTTATTGATGAATTACGCCAATGAAAATCAATCCATAAAGTCTTAATAAGTTATCTTTATCCCGTCAGTTTCTCCTACCGCTACGTTGTTCTCAATCAAACGACTATCGAAAAATACGGGGCGTCAAATATCGAGTTCGGCCTTCGTCTAATAGCCGAGAAGGTAAGTATGCCAAAACCATGCTGCTTTTGGACTCAGTTGAATATTGACTTTTAGTAGCTACTCTCCCGGTGTTTTGCTAGTGAATCAAAACGACAAAgacttaaaaacattttcttttcttcaggAAGTCGATGCATTCGTCAACGGACTGACTGCCACTccagaaaggaagaaaaaagtcgA is a genomic window containing:
- the LOC130691209 gene encoding synaptic vesicle membrane protein VAT-1 homolog isoform X2 encodes the protein MGLECSGVVVGVGSKVENLKEGDRVLIHTGKPGLQTEFVCIESSSCFVVPESMSFDEAAAFPVNYLTAYFCLFDIGNLRSNQTVLIPSAAGGVGWAATQLAKSIPNVRVVGLASSSKHEAIRANGVDVTIDSKDPCWDAAVKAACPQGVDIALDCTSGDNFRRTQLLVKDLGRAILIGANDMIAGETLSLWRIFRSWWYSATIKPIDLVLNSRVVAGFHLTHVKTRLPERYREAILHLFELYEKKVIRPQIDSVWTFSQITEATNRLSQRENIGKVIVTP
- the LOC130691209 gene encoding synaptic vesicle membrane protein VAT-1 homolog isoform X1, which produces MEDSSLSVVLSGYGGLDKIQVQHLPFNRNPEGGQVIVKVKSCGLNFADIYTRQGLVRNEPGPPFIMGLECSGVVVGVGSKVENLKEGDRVLIHTGKPGLQTEFVCIESSSCFVVPESMSFDEAAAFPVNYLTAYFCLFDIGNLRSNQTVLIPSAAGGVGWAATQLAKSIPNVRVVGLASSSKHEAIRANGVDVTIDSKDPCWDAAVKAACPQGVDIALDCTSGDNFRRTQLLVKDLGRAILIGANDMIAGETLSLWRIFRSWWYSATIKPIDLVLNSRVVAGFHLTHVKTRLPERYREAILHLFELYEKKVIRPQIDSVWTFSQITEATNRLSQRENIGKVIVTP
- the LOC130691085 gene encoding glutamate receptor 1-like; protein product: MEMNWFAKRLNFTLSYRPLNHTISAKYGNPTNHAFHLIQNKEVDGFAVVFIATPERKKIMDFTSFFGWSDSYVMVVPRPEEESRLFAFIWPFEPAVWLLIVITMVIMVVVMSLFSGSYVWLFVNDFLNPIAQNRREERTAAFWQWPGIYSMYVINIMTNQGTSIAVRRFSFQILVGTWLLVAMVLVNSYSSTVVSYLTVPKMKPSIQTFEDLAASPAVGLILKVDTDIGQKILEAESGVLKILGDQARREPDRLFTDPGKINARLIKGRYAYPYLQAFAKFFVGDRFRKDGKCHFQMTKPLSLTGFWSMAFQKGSKLTSIFNDVLVEIWETGLPRRWSNDENPRAPQCFAKEKPRANLTGQVPIRLIDLMGAFLILGVGIGLATIVFLVEKIIFFKNRRMAMNIK